From the genome of Mycobacterium sp. 050128, one region includes:
- a CDS encoding YbaB/EbfC family DNA-binding protein encodes MPRDDDGESDVSALVFFDTNQSGSDDDGTADRQALIFAAEGDGDAPSGVDALRAQGTSQPVDAEQEDREGPGFLAKVTNPPGTVSITALPDGSVVQIELSPKVTSMTEAALVDEILAIAELARQKGLASQQAFVVDAVRALGLGPGDGVDDELIVGAAELPTPEQAEAAQAQVFASRYVNSD; translated from the coding sequence ATGCCCCGAGACGACGACGGCGAAAGCGACGTTTCCGCCCTTGTTTTCTTCGATACCAACCAGTCCGGTTCTGACGACGACGGCACTGCGGACAGACAAGCCCTGATTTTCGCCGCTGAGGGCGACGGCGACGCGCCCTCGGGTGTCGATGCGCTGAGAGCGCAGGGGACGAGTCAACCCGTGGACGCGGAGCAAGAAGATCGTGAAGGGCCCGGCTTCCTGGCCAAGGTGACCAATCCTCCCGGAACCGTCTCGATCACCGCACTCCCGGACGGCAGCGTCGTGCAGATCGAACTTTCTCCGAAGGTGACGAGCATGACGGAAGCAGCGCTCGTCGACGAAATACTTGCCATAGCCGAGCTGGCCCGGCAAAAAGGACTAGCCAGCCAGCAGGCGTTTGTCGTCGACGCGGTGCGGGCTCTGGGGTTGGGCCCTGGCGACGGGGTAGACGACGAACTCATCGTGGGGGCCGCGGAATTGCCGACTCCGGAACAGGCCGAAGCGGCACAGGCGCAGGTGTTCGCCAGCCGCTACGTCAACTCCGACTGA
- a CDS encoding TetR/AcrR family transcriptional regulator has translation MTAAEAGRRRPGRPAGNSDTRDRILASARELFASKGIRNTSIRAVAAAAGVDSALVHHYFGTKEKLFAAAVHIPIDPMDIIGPLREVPIEEIGYRLPSMLLPLWDSELGTGFIAVLRSVLAGAEVNLFRTFIQDIIAVEVGSRVDDPPGSGIIRIQFVASQLLGVVMARYIFQLEPFASLPAEQIARTIAPNLQRYLTGDLPDCLVP, from the coding sequence GTGACGGCCGCCGAGGCCGGGCGCAGACGACCCGGGCGGCCGGCCGGTAATTCCGATACCCGCGATCGCATCTTGGCCAGCGCCCGAGAACTGTTCGCCAGCAAAGGGATTCGCAACACGTCGATTCGCGCGGTGGCCGCGGCGGCGGGTGTCGATTCGGCACTCGTGCATCACTATTTCGGCACCAAGGAAAAGCTGTTCGCCGCGGCCGTCCACATCCCGATCGACCCGATGGACATCATCGGCCCGTTGCGCGAGGTGCCGATCGAGGAGATCGGCTACCGGCTGCCGTCGATGTTGTTGCCGCTGTGGGATTCCGAGCTGGGCACCGGGTTCATCGCGGTGCTGCGGTCGGTCCTGGCCGGCGCGGAGGTCAACCTGTTCCGCACGTTCATCCAGGACATCATCGCGGTCGAAGTGGGTTCGCGCGTCGACGATCCCCCGGGCAGTGGCATCATCCGCATCCAGTTCGTCGCGTCTCAGCTGTTGGGAGTGGTGATGGCGCGCTACATATTTCAACTCGAGCCGTTCGCGTCGCTGCCGGCCGAACAGATCGCCCGCACCATCGCACCGAACCTGCAGCGCTACCTCACTGGGGACTTGCCGGACTGCCTCGTTCCATGA
- a CDS encoding acyl-CoA synthetase has translation MITRPVERLVATAQNGLEVLRLGGLETGTVASPSQIIESVPMYKLRRYFPPDNRPGQRPVGAPVLMVHPMMMSADMWDVTREDGAVGILHSHGLDCWVIDFGSPDKVEGGMRRNLADHIVALSQAIDTVRDATGRDVHLVGYSQGGMWCYQVAAYRRSKALASIVTFGSPVDTLAALPMGIPANFAPPVANFMADHVFSRLAIPGWMARAGFQMLDPLKTAKARVDFVRQLHDREALLPREQQRRFLEREGWIAWSGPAISELLKQFIAHNRMMTGGFAVNGQMVTLTDITCPVLAFVGEVDDIGQPASVRGIRRAAPDAEVYEARIRTGHFGLVVGSKAAEQGWPTVAAWIEWLSTGGDKPDNIDLMADQPEEHTDSGVALSSRLTHGIGEASEAAIELVRGATGAVVAANKSIRTLAVETARTLPRLARLGQINDHTRISLGRIITEQARNAPRGEFLLFDGRVHTYEAVDRRINNVVRGLIQVGVRQGDRVGVLMETRPSALVAIAALSRLGAVAVVMRPDTDLSASVRLGRVSEIMTDPTNLEAVRDWPGQVLVLGGGEARNLDLPEDDLRQNPVIDMEQIDPDAVALPAWYRPNPGLARDLAFIAFSAVGGELVAKQITNYRWAVSAFGTASAAGLDRRDTVYCLTPLYHESALLVALGGAVVGGTRIALSRGLNADRFVHEIRQYGVTVVSYTWAMLRDIVDDPAFVLHGNHPVRLFIGSGMPTGLWDRVVDAFAPAQVVEFFATTDGQAVLANVSGAKIGCKGRPLPGAGRAELGAYDAEHDLILEDERGFVQIADVNQVGVLLAASNGPIDPTASVKRGVFAPADTWISTEYLFRRDEDGDYWLMGRRGSVVHTARGLVYPEPVTDALGLINGVDLAVTYNVPFGNLEVAVSAVTLLPGATITAADLTEAFADMPLGLGPDIVCVVPEMTLSATYRPTVSALRAAGIPKSGRHAWYFDTASSQYRRLTPAVRAELAATYRGDDA, from the coding sequence ATGATCACGCGGCCGGTGGAACGACTGGTCGCGACGGCCCAGAACGGCCTGGAGGTCTTGCGGCTGGGGGGCCTCGAGACCGGCACCGTTGCGTCGCCGTCGCAGATCATCGAGAGCGTGCCGATGTACAAGCTGCGGCGCTACTTTCCGCCCGACAATCGCCCCGGCCAGCGTCCCGTAGGCGCCCCGGTGCTGATGGTGCACCCGATGATGATGTCGGCGGACATGTGGGACGTGACCCGCGAAGACGGCGCGGTCGGCATCCTGCACTCGCACGGGCTGGACTGCTGGGTCATCGACTTCGGTTCACCGGACAAGGTCGAGGGCGGCATGCGCCGCAACCTGGCCGACCACATCGTCGCGCTCAGCCAGGCCATCGACACGGTCCGCGACGCCACCGGGCGTGACGTGCATCTGGTCGGGTATTCGCAGGGCGGGATGTGGTGCTATCAGGTCGCCGCCTACCGCCGTTCCAAAGCGCTGGCCAGCATCGTGACCTTCGGATCGCCGGTGGACACCCTGGCCGCGTTGCCGATGGGCATCCCGGCAAACTTCGCCCCACCCGTCGCCAACTTCATGGCCGATCACGTCTTCAGCCGGCTGGCCATCCCCGGCTGGATGGCGCGGGCCGGCTTCCAGATGCTGGATCCGCTGAAGACCGCCAAGGCCCGCGTCGACTTCGTGCGTCAGCTGCACGACCGGGAGGCGCTGTTGCCCCGCGAACAACAGCGCCGATTCCTCGAGCGCGAGGGGTGGATCGCCTGGTCCGGTCCGGCGATTTCCGAGCTGCTCAAGCAGTTCATCGCCCACAACCGAATGATGACCGGCGGTTTCGCCGTCAACGGCCAGATGGTCACGCTCACCGACATCACCTGCCCGGTGCTGGCCTTCGTCGGAGAGGTCGATGACATCGGCCAGCCGGCGTCGGTGCGCGGTATCCGGCGCGCGGCACCCGATGCCGAGGTCTACGAGGCTCGCATCCGCACCGGTCATTTCGGCCTGGTCGTCGGATCCAAAGCGGCAGAACAGGGTTGGCCCACCGTCGCCGCATGGATCGAGTGGCTCTCCACCGGTGGCGACAAGCCCGACAACATCGACCTGATGGCCGATCAGCCCGAAGAGCACACCGACAGCGGCGTCGCGCTGAGTTCGCGGCTCACGCATGGCATCGGCGAGGCGTCGGAGGCGGCGATCGAGCTGGTGCGCGGCGCCACCGGCGCGGTGGTCGCGGCCAACAAATCCATCCGCACCCTGGCCGTCGAGACCGCGCGTACGCTGCCCCGGCTGGCCCGGCTCGGGCAGATCAACGACCACACCCGAATCTCGTTGGGCCGCATCATCACCGAGCAGGCCCGCAACGCGCCGCGGGGCGAGTTCCTGCTTTTCGACGGTCGCGTGCACACCTACGAGGCGGTCGACCGCCGCATCAACAACGTTGTCCGCGGCCTGATTCAGGTAGGCGTGCGGCAGGGCGACCGGGTCGGCGTGCTGATGGAGACGCGGCCCAGCGCGCTGGTCGCGATCGCCGCACTGTCCCGGCTCGGCGCCGTCGCGGTGGTGATGCGCCCGGACACCGATCTGAGCGCGTCCGTCCGGCTCGGGCGGGTCAGCGAGATCATGACCGACCCCACCAACCTCGAGGCCGTCCGCGATTGGCCGGGCCAGGTGCTGGTGCTTGGTGGTGGTGAGGCGCGCAACCTGGATCTGCCCGAGGACGACTTGAGGCAAAACCCGGTCATCGACATGGAGCAGATCGACCCGGATGCCGTCGCGCTCCCCGCCTGGTACCGGCCCAACCCGGGACTGGCCCGGGATCTGGCGTTCATCGCGTTCAGCGCGGTCGGCGGCGAGCTGGTGGCCAAGCAGATCACCAACTACCGGTGGGCGGTGTCCGCGTTCGGAACCGCCTCGGCGGCCGGCCTGGACCGCCGCGACACCGTGTACTGCCTGACGCCGCTGTATCACGAGTCCGCCCTGTTGGTTGCCCTGGGCGGCGCGGTCGTCGGCGGTACCCGCATCGCGTTGTCGCGTGGACTGAACGCGGACCGGTTCGTCCACGAGATACGGCAGTACGGCGTCACCGTCGTCTCCTACACCTGGGCGATGCTGCGCGACATCGTCGACGATCCCGCCTTTGTGCTGCACGGCAATCACCCGGTTCGGCTGTTCATCGGTTCCGGTATGCCGACCGGATTATGGGACCGGGTCGTCGACGCGTTCGCGCCCGCGCAGGTCGTCGAGTTCTTCGCCACCACGGACGGACAAGCGGTGCTGGCCAACGTGTCCGGCGCCAAGATCGGCTGTAAGGGCCGGCCGCTGCCCGGCGCCGGGCGAGCAGAACTCGGTGCCTACGACGCCGAGCACGACCTGATCCTGGAAGACGAGCGCGGGTTCGTTCAGATCGCCGACGTCAACCAGGTCGGGGTGCTGCTCGCGGCCTCCAACGGGCCGATCGATCCGACGGCGTCGGTCAAGCGGGGGGTGTTCGCGCCTGCCGACACCTGGATCTCGACCGAGTACCTGTTCCGCCGCGACGAGGACGGCGACTACTGGCTGATGGGCCGGCGCGGCTCGGTGGTGCACACCGCGCGCGGGCTGGTCTACCCCGAGCCGGTCACCGACGCGCTCGGCCTCATCAACGGCGTGGATCTCGCGGTGACCTACAACGTGCCGTTCGGCAACCTGGAGGTGGCGGTGTCGGCGGTGACGTTGTTGCCCGGGGCCACCATCACCGCGGCGGATTTGACCGAAGCTTTCGCCGACATGCCGCTCGGGCTGGGGCCCGACATCGTTTGCGTAGTGCCGGAGATGACGTTGAGCGCGACCTACCGTCCCACCGTCAGTGCCCTGCGAGCGGCCGGGATTCCCAAATCCGGTCGGCATGCCTGGTATTTCGACACCGCCAGCTCGCAGTACCGCCGGTTGACTCCGGCGGTACGGGCCGAATTGGCCGCAACGTATCGAGGTGACGATGCTTGA
- a CDS encoding ABC-F family ATP-binding cassette domain-containing protein — protein MAHLLGAEAVHLEYPTQVVFESISLGVNDGARIGIVGRNGDGKSSLLRLLSGQLSPNSGRVTQRSGLRVGALSQADTLDPAHTVGSTLVGDQPEHQWAGDPRIRDVVGGLVADIDWDATNSTLSGGQRRRVQLAKLLIGEWDVIALDEPTNHLDIEGITWLAGHLQQRWARNTGGLLVVTHDRWFLDEVATTTWEVHDGIVEPFEGGYAAYVLQRVERDRQAAAVEAKRQNLMRKELAWLRRGPPARTSKPKFRIDAANQLIADVPPLRNAVELAKLATARLGKDVIDLLDVSVSFDGRPVLRDVEWRIAPGERTGIVGANGAGKSTLLGLIAGTIAPDTGRVKRGKTVALSVLDQQGDRLAGIADDRIADVLGRLRGGYEVEGREVTPAQLLERLGFTELSARVGELSGGQRRRLQLMLTLLSEPNVLLLDEPTNDVDTDMLTATEDLLDSWPGTLIVVSHDRYLLERITDQQYAILDGRLRHLPGGVDEYLRLTADSAPGAQPPRATPEPAAMSGAQRRAAEKELASVDRQLARLADRIAAKHAELADHDQSDHVGITRLTGELRALEDEVATLEGRWLELSEVVE, from the coding sequence GTGGCGCACCTACTGGGGGCCGAGGCCGTTCACCTCGAATACCCGACTCAAGTGGTATTCGAATCGATCTCACTTGGGGTCAACGACGGCGCGCGCATCGGCATCGTCGGGCGCAACGGGGACGGTAAGTCCAGCCTGCTGCGCCTGCTGAGCGGTCAGCTGTCACCCAACTCCGGGCGGGTCACCCAGCGCAGCGGATTGCGGGTCGGCGCGCTGAGCCAGGCCGACACCCTGGACCCGGCACACACCGTCGGCTCGACCCTGGTCGGCGACCAGCCCGAGCATCAGTGGGCCGGCGACCCGCGTATCCGCGACGTGGTCGGCGGTCTGGTAGCCGATATCGATTGGGATGCAACAAATTCCACGCTCAGCGGTGGACAACGGCGACGGGTGCAGCTGGCCAAGCTGCTGATCGGCGAGTGGGACGTTATCGCCCTCGACGAGCCCACCAACCACCTCGACATCGAGGGCATCACCTGGCTGGCCGGCCACCTCCAACAGCGCTGGGCGCGCAACACCGGCGGGCTGCTGGTGGTGACGCACGACCGCTGGTTTCTCGACGAGGTCGCCACCACCACCTGGGAGGTGCACGACGGCATCGTCGAACCCTTCGAGGGCGGCTACGCGGCGTACGTACTGCAGCGCGTCGAACGGGACCGGCAGGCCGCTGCGGTGGAGGCCAAGCGGCAGAACCTGATGCGCAAGGAGCTGGCCTGGCTGCGCCGCGGCCCGCCGGCGCGCACCTCCAAGCCGAAGTTCCGGATCGACGCCGCCAACCAGCTGATCGCCGACGTGCCGCCGCTGCGCAACGCCGTCGAGCTGGCCAAGCTGGCGACGGCCCGGCTCGGCAAGGACGTGATCGACCTGCTGGACGTCTCGGTCTCGTTTGACGGCCGCCCGGTGCTGCGCGATGTCGAATGGCGGATCGCGCCGGGTGAACGGACCGGCATCGTCGGAGCCAACGGCGCGGGCAAGTCCACGCTGCTGGGATTGATCGCCGGCACCATCGCGCCGGACACCGGGCGCGTCAAGCGCGGCAAGACCGTTGCGCTGTCGGTGCTCGATCAACAAGGCGATCGGCTGGCCGGCATTGCCGACGACCGGATCGCCGACGTGCTGGGCCGGCTTCGCGGAGGGTATGAGGTCGAGGGCCGCGAGGTCACCCCGGCCCAGCTGCTGGAGCGACTCGGCTTCACCGAGCTCTCCGCGCGAGTCGGCGAGCTGTCCGGCGGGCAGCGTCGGCGCCTGCAGCTGATGCTGACCTTGCTGTCCGAGCCGAACGTCCTGCTCCTCGACGAGCCCACCAACGACGTCGACACCGACATGCTCACGGCGACCGAGGATTTGCTCGACTCCTGGCCCGGCACCCTGATCGTCGTCTCGCACGACCGCTATCTGCTGGAGCGCATCACCGATCAGCAGTACGCGATTCTCGACGGCCGGCTGCGCCACCTACCGGGCGGCGTCGACGAATACCTGCGGTTGACCGCGGATTCCGCGCCCGGGGCGCAACCGCCGCGGGCGACCCCCGAACCCGCGGCGATGAGCGGCGCGCAGCGACGCGCCGCCGAGAAGGAGCTGGCCTCCGTCGACCGCCAGCTCGCCCGGCTGGCCGACCGGATTGCGGCCAAACATGCCGAACTCGCTGACCACGACCAGTCCGACCACGTCGGCATCACCCGGCTCACGGGCGAGCTGCGGGCCCTGGAGGACGAGGTCGCCACGCTGGAGGGCCGTTGGCTGGAGCTCTCCGAAGTGGTCGAGTAG
- a CDS encoding type VII secretion target gives MENVRVDPTYIDKLCDSLATVRTSVDAAFGAPRSVTGGYPDKLIDSHGLTARAGANAMMAALDGNRAAVQARLAECLTACDQALRAAKAMYAATDGAQRDVLDNQLGN, from the coding sequence GTGGAAAATGTCAGAGTTGACCCGACCTACATTGACAAGCTGTGCGACTCCCTTGCCACCGTCCGCACAAGCGTTGATGCGGCCTTCGGGGCACCACGATCTGTGACAGGCGGATATCCCGACAAACTCATCGACAGCCACGGTCTTACCGCCCGCGCGGGCGCCAATGCCATGATGGCGGCGCTGGATGGAAACCGCGCTGCCGTGCAAGCTCGTCTCGCCGAATGCCTGACAGCCTGCGACCAAGCGCTGCGGGCGGCCAAGGCGATGTACGCGGCGACCGATGGGGCGCAGCGTGATGTCCTCGACAATCAGCTCGGCAACTGA
- a CDS encoding PPE domain-containing protein, producing MVKLPPSSRGLPAISVQQPSVPSVVKPPERPPSTLSVEPQELINRAKELAEAMPQWPDDAPKAPCELAMVRNAATVLQRSADNVSMALKTGEERWRRLAQLLVDAARKYDGVDSEAANKLTSAMPAFSATLRRPSAYQLQPDAVGSFVPPPTSPSWLGDGTRALVLQADNVFLRVRDAAKQINAGDPRATALFRFADNWGAYEGQLRDAALRFRPFESWRGAAVTQVEKQFELHRVWLSQMAANCALLSQQARALASAHCVAVVQHPRPEQVEPLHTRLTSKRISSRDYEAYKRLQKMSEDVRVEYRKQAGLPWSVINLSMPPDRADADLFKTPEEKAQEMADRSQQRAMQPMQAMLKAQKEEAEKGREEARKARQEAQEEARKAREQAQDMAQQAQEKAQEQQKAMTASFAKSMNAQQAALAKSVGGGMPKLPLPSPSKLMGAAGQLANMAKGVGPNPASSGPKPGAPLIPPLPLGGHPPHVTPAASAGAGAGIPLGGSGIGTPPRLQPPLQPPSAAQPPTGLQIPRGQMPMDPESVARPAPGPGPHGPGGAAPAGGAMGGGAAMGGLGAGQGQAGGKAKRVQPDDAAVYTEERPWTEGVIGRRPRKTEPVAPPPVPPAADGAK from the coding sequence ATGGTGAAACTACCACCGTCGTCACGCGGACTGCCGGCGATCAGTGTCCAGCAACCGAGCGTGCCGAGTGTCGTCAAGCCCCCGGAACGCCCGCCATCGACGCTCAGTGTCGAGCCGCAGGAGCTGATCAACAGGGCCAAAGAGCTGGCGGAGGCCATGCCGCAATGGCCCGACGACGCGCCCAAAGCTCCATGCGAGCTCGCGATGGTCCGCAACGCGGCCACCGTGCTGCAGCGATCCGCCGACAACGTGTCGATGGCCCTCAAGACAGGCGAAGAGCGGTGGCGGCGTCTGGCCCAGTTGCTGGTCGATGCCGCCAGAAAATACGACGGCGTCGACTCGGAAGCCGCGAACAAACTGACGTCGGCCATGCCGGCTTTCTCGGCCACGCTGCGACGCCCGTCCGCGTATCAACTCCAACCCGACGCTGTCGGCTCATTTGTCCCCCCGCCCACCAGCCCGTCGTGGTTGGGAGACGGGACCAGAGCGTTGGTGTTACAGGCGGACAACGTGTTTCTCCGCGTCAGAGACGCGGCGAAACAAATCAATGCGGGCGATCCGCGCGCAACAGCGTTATTCCGATTTGCCGATAACTGGGGTGCCTATGAGGGGCAACTGCGGGACGCCGCGCTGCGGTTTCGGCCCTTCGAGTCCTGGCGCGGGGCGGCGGTTACCCAGGTCGAGAAGCAGTTCGAGCTGCACCGAGTTTGGCTGAGCCAGATGGCGGCCAACTGCGCGCTGCTCAGCCAACAGGCGCGGGCACTCGCCTCAGCACATTGTGTCGCGGTCGTTCAACACCCCCGTCCGGAACAAGTAGAACCCCTTCACACCAGGTTGACTTCAAAGAGAATCTCCAGTCGCGACTACGAGGCCTATAAGCGGCTGCAGAAGATGTCCGAAGACGTGCGGGTCGAATACCGCAAACAAGCTGGTTTGCCGTGGTCGGTCATCAATCTTTCGATGCCGCCCGACCGAGCAGACGCGGACCTCTTCAAGACGCCCGAAGAGAAGGCACAGGAGATGGCCGATAGGTCACAGCAACGGGCTATGCAGCCCATGCAAGCGATGCTGAAAGCGCAGAAAGAGGAGGCGGAGAAGGGACGAGAGGAAGCCCGCAAGGCACGACAAGAAGCGCAGGAAGAGGCGCGAAAAGCACGCGAACAGGCGCAGGACATGGCGCAGCAGGCACAAGAGAAGGCGCAGGAACAGCAGAAGGCGATGACCGCGAGCTTCGCCAAGTCCATGAATGCCCAGCAGGCCGCCCTTGCCAAGTCGGTGGGCGGCGGCATGCCGAAGCTGCCGCTGCCGTCGCCGTCGAAGCTGATGGGCGCCGCGGGGCAGCTCGCGAACATGGCAAAGGGCGTGGGGCCCAACCCTGCTTCGTCGGGCCCCAAGCCGGGCGCGCCGTTGATTCCACCGCTGCCCCTCGGTGGGCACCCACCGCATGTGACTCCGGCCGCTTCAGCCGGCGCCGGTGCCGGAATACCGTTGGGCGGCAGTGGAATCGGCACGCCGCCACGGTTGCAGCCCCCGCTGCAACCGCCAAGCGCGGCACAGCCGCCCACGGGGCTGCAGATACCCAGGGGGCAGATGCCGATGGATCCCGAGTCGGTGGCGCGGCCGGCGCCCGGACCCGGCCCGCACGGTCCGGGCGGCGCGGCGCCGGCCGGTGGGGCAATGGGAGGCGGCGCGGCGATGGGCGGGCTCGGCGCCGGTCAGGGGCAAGCCGGCGGCAAAGCGAAGCGCGTGCAGCCCGACGACGCCGCCGTCTACACCGAGGAACGACCGTGGACCGAAGGTGTCATCGGTCGTCGCCCGCGCAAGACCGAGCCAGTCGCACCTCCGCCTGTGCCGCCGGCCGCCGACGGAGCCAAGTGA
- a CDS encoding Trm112 family protein translates to MLDQTLLSILVCPQDRGPLLLVSQEDGDELLYNPRLRRAYRIEDGIPVLLIDEARDVDEDEHARLMERGSPASPQ, encoded by the coding sequence ATGCTTGACCAGACCCTGCTGAGCATTCTGGTGTGCCCGCAGGACCGCGGCCCGCTGCTGCTCGTGTCCCAAGAAGACGGGGACGAGCTGCTCTACAACCCGCGGCTGCGCCGCGCCTACCGCATCGAGGACGGCATCCCGGTGCTGTTGATCGACGAGGCGCGCGATGTCGACGAGGACGAGCACGCCCGTCTCATGGAACGAGGCAGTCCGGCAAGTCCCCAGTGA
- a CDS encoding EspA/EspE family type VII secretion system effector gives MVNWANLTSLVLKLTANSAGAWKSYALDGDIAGMTISVGTTFQLVLQEGLKALPGDSIKDMLELKPTIYLENAVALVSLLEWFNGFGKPDKGTVLADAAKPNFDAALANLKLAAPDDLRWSGKASLAYGQLIHELQECIKAVQSVDKDLQGYVKSEAELVFNVRQQFAYTKAALAACIPVAWAIYFYALAAASAENVLWIPPLTPQIIALQTTKRWQIAFIVAALGALGVETGIHIDNVASNAAAMQAAVPAKYDAARAKLTVPNLSNAAGARHAVSAAGGGSTAPDFRTPSGAGISDTASERHAVATGARDRGDVPTTERAQPEAPAALSSQDASTATSAPAVTSPAISRPAPVAASQPTSHRKETAAGEQATTDEYTPGVIAAGAGAGADGAERAPVDVAAGTAEQARDARAAT, from the coding sequence ATGGTGAACTGGGCCAATTTAACCAGTCTGGTTTTGAAACTTACAGCGAACTCCGCAGGCGCCTGGAAGAGTTACGCTCTGGATGGCGATATCGCCGGTATGACCATCAGTGTTGGCACGACATTTCAACTGGTTCTTCAGGAAGGATTGAAGGCGCTCCCCGGTGACAGCATCAAAGATATGCTCGAACTGAAGCCGACAATCTACCTCGAGAACGCCGTGGCGCTGGTCAGCCTGTTGGAATGGTTCAACGGGTTCGGTAAACCCGACAAGGGCACCGTGCTGGCGGACGCGGCGAAACCGAATTTCGATGCGGCCCTGGCTAACTTGAAACTCGCGGCGCCCGATGACCTGCGCTGGTCCGGTAAGGCGTCGCTCGCCTACGGGCAGTTGATCCACGAGTTGCAAGAGTGCATAAAAGCGGTGCAATCGGTCGACAAAGACTTGCAAGGCTATGTGAAATCGGAAGCCGAGCTGGTTTTCAATGTGCGACAGCAATTCGCATATACGAAAGCTGCACTTGCGGCTTGTATTCCGGTGGCGTGGGCGATCTACTTTTATGCCTTGGCGGCAGCTTCCGCTGAAAACGTCCTGTGGATTCCCCCGCTTACTCCTCAGATAATTGCTCTGCAAACGACCAAGAGATGGCAGATTGCATTTATCGTGGCCGCCCTCGGAGCCCTCGGGGTCGAGACGGGAATTCACATTGACAACGTCGCGTCGAACGCGGCCGCCATGCAGGCCGCGGTGCCGGCCAAGTATGACGCCGCTCGCGCCAAATTGACTGTGCCGAATCTGTCGAATGCCGCCGGGGCCCGGCACGCGGTGTCGGCAGCAGGTGGCGGATCGACCGCTCCCGACTTCCGCACGCCGTCCGGCGCCGGCATCTCGGACACCGCGTCGGAACGGCACGCCGTGGCGACCGGCGCGAGGGACCGCGGAGATGTCCCGACGACCGAGCGCGCGCAACCCGAAGCGCCGGCCGCACTGTCGAGCCAGGATGCGTCAACCGCTACGTCCGCGCCGGCGGTCACCTCGCCCGCCATCTCGCGCCCGGCGCCAGTCGCGGCCTCGCAGCCCACGAGCCACCGCAAAGAGACTGCGGCCGGCGAGCAGGCCACCACCGACGAATACACGCCGGGGGTGATCGCTGCCGGAGCAGGCGCGGGCGCCGACGGGGCCGAGCGCGCACCCGTCGACGTCGCGGCGGGCACCGCCGAGCAGGCGCGGGATGCACGCGCGGCCACATGA
- a CDS encoding YbaB/EbfC family nucleoid-associated protein, translating to MTGQTDPQVTEALQHLQRFISAFEDEAFRTSTETSTATDETETVAVTVNGDRWLTGLQIEHGLLRLGAETVQQRINEALHKAQAATIAAADDEEQHLQDTVAAVVGALQRQLGDLPQQP from the coding sequence ATGACCGGCCAGACCGACCCGCAGGTGACCGAGGCACTGCAGCATTTGCAGCGCTTCATCTCGGCCTTCGAGGACGAAGCGTTTCGCACGAGCACCGAAACCTCCACTGCCACAGACGAAACCGAGACCGTCGCGGTGACCGTCAACGGAGATCGCTGGCTCACCGGCCTGCAAATCGAACACGGACTGCTGCGCTTGGGCGCCGAAACGGTCCAGCAGCGCATCAACGAGGCCCTGCATAAGGCGCAGGCGGCCACGATCGCGGCCGCCGACGACGAAGAGCAGCACCTCCAGGACACGGTCGCGGCCGTCGTCGGTGCGCTCCAGCGGCAGCTCGGGGATCTTCCGCAGCAGCCTTAG